In Devosia sp. 1566, a single genomic region encodes these proteins:
- a CDS encoding flagellar hook-basal body complex protein, translating to MGIYGALSSAVTGLRAQAHALENISGNIANSQTTAYKRIETDFVDLIPDAPTKRQVPGAVLAQSRGTNEVRGDIKTVSSETFVALNSNGFFVVEPKVGQSDGNAVFSGTNFYTRRGDFELDKDGRLVNGAGYYLKGLPVDRATGNVSGSVPAPIQISNGFLGARQSSVIKYEANLPQMPRPAAYDGTDPATALITYPVADADQFVSESIEGGSVTLYAKNGAPADVQLRWGKVSHADPATPGSEDTWQLYYLGNGGDWAEAGEFSFGSDGAMTEPTNGEITITGLNVNGTPIGDVKLQFGKGGLTQFDDVNGTADVSTLSQDGYAAGEFVSVAISDSGRVVATYSNGKRIDVAQVVTAEFNAINKLKRLDGGVYATTSESGEAILDLSGGGIIGGALEASNTDISDEFTKLIVTQQAYAAGTRIVSTADEMLQEALNMIR from the coding sequence ATGGGAATTTACGGGGCTCTTTCCAGCGCGGTCACCGGGCTGCGGGCACAAGCGCACGCGCTGGAGAATATCTCGGGCAATATCGCGAACTCGCAGACCACGGCGTATAAGCGCATCGAGACCGATTTCGTGGATCTGATCCCGGATGCTCCCACCAAACGGCAGGTTCCGGGTGCGGTACTGGCGCAGTCGCGCGGCACCAACGAGGTTCGCGGCGATATCAAGACGGTTTCGAGTGAGACCTTCGTGGCGCTGAACAGCAATGGCTTTTTCGTTGTCGAGCCCAAGGTTGGGCAGTCCGACGGCAATGCCGTGTTCTCGGGGACCAATTTCTACACCCGGCGGGGCGACTTCGAACTCGACAAGGACGGGCGTCTCGTCAATGGCGCCGGCTATTACCTCAAGGGCCTGCCGGTTGATCGGGCCACTGGGAACGTCTCGGGTTCGGTGCCGGCGCCGATCCAGATCTCCAACGGCTTTCTGGGCGCCCGGCAGTCCAGCGTCATCAAATATGAGGCCAACCTGCCGCAGATGCCGCGTCCGGCGGCTTATGATGGCACCGATCCAGCCACGGCGCTGATCACATATCCGGTTGCGGATGCTGATCAGTTCGTCTCGGAATCCATCGAAGGCGGCTCGGTCACGCTTTACGCCAAGAACGGTGCTCCCGCCGACGTGCAGTTGCGCTGGGGTAAGGTTTCGCATGCTGATCCGGCAACGCCCGGGAGCGAGGATACCTGGCAGCTGTACTATCTGGGCAACGGGGGTGACTGGGCTGAGGCCGGCGAGTTCTCGTTCGGGTCTGATGGGGCGATGACCGAGCCGACAAACGGCGAGATCACTATCACGGGGCTCAACGTCAATGGCACGCCTATCGGTGATGTGAAGCTGCAGTTCGGCAAGGGCGGCTTGACCCAGTTCGATGACGTGAATGGCACTGCTGACGTGTCGACGCTTAGCCAGGATGGCTATGCCGCGGGTGAGTTCGTGTCGGTGGCGATCAGCGACAGCGGCCGGGTGGTTGCCACGTACTCGAACGGCAAGCGCATCGACGTGGCGCAGGTCGTGACCGCTGAGTTTAACGCCATCAACAAGCTCAAGCGCCTCGATGGTGGCGTCTATGCCACCACTTCGGAATCGGGCGAGGCCATTCTCGATCTTTCCGGCGGCGGCATCATCGGCGGGGCCCTCGAGGCGTCCAACACCGATATCTCGGACGAGTTCACCAAGCTGATCGTCACCCAGCAGGCCTATGCCGCCGGTACGCGCATCGTCAGCACCGCTGACGAGATGCTGCAAGAAGCCTTGAACATGATCCGATAG
- a CDS encoding ATPase — MLFKSADDFIRAPRRAVTVFGMAGVGKTRLASMLRASNWFHYSADYRIGTRYMGEAIVDNFKREAMKVPFLAELLRSDSIYISSNITFDNLDPLSTYLGTPGNPEAGGLPLHEYQRRQEQHRVAEIAALLDVPHFIERAHALYGYNDFIADTGGSLIEVIDPADPADPVVNTLAASTALLYIRGTDKDAAELVRRFKQNPKPMYYRPHFLVEKWAEYKALNGITEDRDVDPAGFGAWGFEALLHDRLPRYQQLADNHGYVVEASDLAMVRDGQGFVDLMAAAIEQRMR; from the coding sequence ATGCTGTTCAAATCCGCCGACGATTTTATCCGGGCACCGCGCCGTGCGGTCACCGTGTTTGGCATGGCAGGGGTCGGCAAGACCCGGCTGGCCTCGATGCTGCGCGCCTCGAACTGGTTTCATTATTCAGCCGATTATCGCATCGGCACCCGCTATATGGGCGAGGCCATCGTCGACAACTTCAAGCGCGAGGCCATGAAGGTGCCGTTCCTGGCGGAACTGCTGCGCTCGGACTCGATCTATATCTCGTCCAACATCACCTTCGACAATCTCGATCCGCTCTCGACCTATCTGGGCACGCCCGGCAATCCCGAGGCGGGCGGGCTGCCGCTGCACGAATACCAGCGTCGGCAGGAGCAGCATCGCGTGGCCGAGATTGCCGCGCTCCTCGATGTGCCCCATTTCATTGAGCGCGCACATGCCCTTTATGGCTACAACGACTTCATCGCCGATACCGGCGGCTCGCTGATCGAGGTGATCGATCCCGCCGACCCGGCCGATCCGGTGGTCAACACCCTGGCCGCGAGCACCGCGCTGCTCTATATCAGAGGCACCGACAAGGACGCAGCCGAACTGGTGCGTCGCTTCAAGCAGAACCCCAAGCCGATGTATTATCGTCCGCACTTTCTGGTTGAGAAATGGGCCGAGTACAAAGCCTTGAACGGCATCACCGAGGATCGTGACGTGGACCCCGCCGGCTTTGGCGCCTGGGGCTTTGAGGCCCTGTTGCATGACCGGCTGCCGCGTTACCAGCAGCTGGCCGACAATCACGGCTATGTCGTTGAGGCGTCTGACCTCGCCATGGTGCGCGACGGCCAGGGGTTTGTGGATCTGATGGCCGCGGCCATCGAGCAGCGAATGCGCTAG
- the metA gene encoding homoserine O-succinyltransferase, translating to MPIRIPDNLPARKTLEDEGVNVMDSSRAARQDIRPLEIGLLNLMPNKERTETQFTRLIGSTPLQVNLSLVRITDHRSKNTSEEYLNSFYQTWEEVRERKFDGFIVTGAPIANIPFEDVRYWREMVEIMNWTQTNVHHTMFICWGAQAALHHFHGARRYRMDSKAFGVFRHRVVNPRSPFLRGFSDSPMIPVSRYNDIDRTTLGSNLEILIDNPEIGVSMLGDRQHRAVYFLNHLEYDNRSLADEFERDRKAGLDTLPPANLFPNGDTSAEPENRWRSHAHLLFQNWINEIYQTTPYDLSNIGTPED from the coding sequence ATGCCTATTCGCATTCCCGACAATCTACCTGCCCGCAAGACGCTCGAAGACGAGGGCGTCAACGTCATGGATTCCTCGCGCGCCGCGCGCCAGGATATCCGGCCGCTCGAAATCGGCCTCCTCAACCTGATGCCCAACAAGGAGCGCACCGAAACCCAGTTCACCCGGCTGATCGGCTCGACCCCGCTCCAGGTCAACCTGTCGCTGGTGCGGATCACCGATCACCGCTCCAAGAACACCTCCGAAGAATATCTCAACAGCTTCTACCAGACCTGGGAAGAGGTGCGCGAACGCAAGTTCGACGGCTTTATCGTGACGGGGGCGCCGATCGCCAATATCCCGTTCGAGGACGTGCGCTATTGGCGCGAGATGGTCGAGATCATGAACTGGACGCAAACCAACGTCCATCACACCATGTTTATCTGCTGGGGTGCGCAGGCGGCGCTACACCATTTCCATGGCGCCCGGCGCTATCGCATGGACAGCAAGGCGTTCGGCGTGTTCCGGCACCGGGTGGTCAACCCGCGCTCGCCGTTCCTGCGCGGTTTCTCCGATAGCCCGATGATACCGGTGTCGCGCTACAACGACATCGATCGTACTACGCTGGGCAGCAATCTCGAGATCCTGATCGACAATCCCGAGATCGGGGTCAGCATGCTGGGCGACCGGCAGCACCGGGCCGTCTATTTCCTCAATCACCTGGAATACGACAACCGCTCGCTGGCCGACGAGTTCGAGCGCGACCGCAAGGCGGGCCTCGACACCCTGCCTCCAGCCAACTTGTTCCCTAACGGCGACACATCTGCCGAACCCGAAAACCGTTGGCGCAGTCACGCCCATCTGTTGTTCCAGAACTGGATCAACGAGATCTACCAGACGACGCCCTATGATCTCAGCAACATCGGCACGCCGGAGGACTAA
- a CDS encoding PhoX family phosphatase, protein MNDQSPFRTSQLEAVDTAPRNPTTNPTMGELISARFSRRGFLQGSLAVSAIAATISPLALMTAGKAKAAGGSAFNFTEVEAGIDETHHVAEGYDADILLRWGDALFADAPEFNPAAQTADAQSRQFGYNNDYVGYIPFDDSSEHGLLVVNHEYTNPHLMFPGIVEIVEGEITTKPLTKDQVDIELMAHGGTVVEIRKTDGKWAVVKDGALNRRITVNTEMEVTGPAAGHDRLKTNADPTGTKVFGTINNCAGGVTPWGTYIMAEENIHGYFAGELAPDHPEAANYKRLGIPEGSYEWANYYDRFDLSKEPNEPNRFGYVVEVDVMDPSSIPKKRTALGRFKHEGAESIIARDGRVVFYLGDDERFDYVYKFVTAGKFNPDDRTANMDLLNEGTLYVAKFAEDGTLVWMPLVQGEGPLTPENGFASQADVVIATRLAADLLGATKMDRPEDIQPNGVNGKVYVMLTNNTRREAGQEDAANPRAKNAFGHIIEIGETDGDFAATSGTWDVMLKCGDPSVAEVGATFSTATTANGWFGMPDNCAVDAAGRLWVSTDGNNPSDTGRTDGLWAVDTEGDARATSKLFFRVPVGAEMCGPLFTPDDETAFVAVQHPADGGEDWEGFGRVSYYEDLSTRWPDFDDAMPVRPSVVVITKQGGGKIAV, encoded by the coding sequence ATGAACGATCAATCCCCTTTCCGAACTTCGCAGCTTGAGGCCGTCGACACAGCGCCACGCAACCCGACAACCAACCCCACTATGGGGGAGTTGATCAGCGCCCGTTTCTCGCGTCGTGGCTTCCTGCAGGGCTCGCTGGCGGTGTCCGCTATTGCCGCAACCATCAGCCCCCTTGCCTTGATGACGGCGGGGAAGGCGAAGGCCGCGGGAGGGTCAGCATTCAACTTCACCGAGGTTGAAGCTGGTATCGACGAGACACACCACGTAGCCGAGGGCTACGACGCCGATATTCTGCTGCGCTGGGGCGACGCCTTGTTCGCGGACGCGCCCGAGTTCAATCCCGCCGCCCAGACGGCGGACGCTCAGAGCCGCCAATTCGGCTACAACAACGACTATGTCGGTTATATCCCATTCGACGACTCATCCGAGCACGGTTTGCTTGTGGTCAATCACGAGTACACCAACCCGCACTTGATGTTTCCCGGCATCGTGGAAATCGTGGAGGGCGAGATCACGACCAAGCCGCTCACCAAGGATCAGGTCGACATCGAGCTGATGGCGCATGGCGGCACAGTGGTGGAAATCCGCAAAACGGATGGCAAGTGGGCCGTGGTTAAGGACGGAGCACTCAATCGTCGCATCACCGTCAACACGGAAATGGAAGTCACTGGTCCCGCCGCTGGCCACGATCGCCTCAAGACCAATGCGGACCCCACAGGCACTAAAGTCTTTGGCACCATCAACAACTGTGCCGGCGGCGTAACCCCCTGGGGCACCTACATCATGGCCGAGGAGAACATCCACGGCTACTTTGCCGGAGAACTCGCTCCCGACCACCCGGAAGCGGCGAACTACAAGCGCCTCGGCATCCCCGAAGGCTCTTATGAGTGGGCCAACTATTATGACCGGTTCGATCTGTCCAAGGAGCCCAACGAGCCCAATCGCTTTGGCTATGTTGTTGAAGTCGACGTCATGGATCCCAGCTCCATTCCCAAGAAGCGTACCGCGCTGGGCCGCTTCAAGCACGAGGGTGCAGAGTCCATCATAGCCAGGGATGGCCGGGTAGTGTTTTACCTCGGCGACGACGAGCGCTTCGACTATGTTTACAAGTTCGTAACCGCCGGAAAATTCAATCCGGATGACCGGACGGCAAATATGGACCTGCTCAACGAGGGCACGCTTTATGTCGCCAAGTTCGCTGAAGATGGCACTCTTGTCTGGATGCCGCTCGTGCAGGGCGAAGGCCCCCTCACGCCCGAGAATGGCTTTGCCAGCCAAGCGGATGTGGTGATCGCGACGCGGCTTGCTGCCGATCTGCTCGGGGCTACCAAGATGGATCGTCCTGAGGACATTCAGCCCAATGGCGTCAATGGCAAAGTATACGTGATGTTGACCAACAACACGAGGCGTGAGGCTGGACAGGAAGACGCCGCCAATCCGCGAGCCAAGAACGCTTTCGGCCACATCATCGAGATTGGCGAGACAGACGGCGACTTTGCGGCGACTAGCGGGACTTGGGATGTCATGCTCAAGTGCGGAGACCCCTCCGTCGCTGAAGTTGGCGCAACATTCTCGACTGCGACCACTGCAAATGGCTGGTTTGGCATGCCCGACAACTGTGCGGTCGATGCTGCAGGGCGCCTCTGGGTTTCCACCGACGGCAATAATCCGTCGGACACCGGTCGCACCGACGGCTTGTGGGCCGTAGACACCGAAGGCGATGCTCGGGCGACCTCCAAGCTGTTCTTCCGCGTCCCGGTAGGCGCCGAGATGTGTGGGCCATTGTTCACTCCGGACGACGAAACCGCCTTTGTCGCCGTGCAGCACCCCGCAGATGGTGGTGAGGACTGGGAGGGCTTTGGCCGCGTCTCGTACTACGAGGATCTGTCCACGCGGTGGCCGGACTTTGACGACGCCATGCCCGTGCGCCCATCTGTGGTGGTGATCACCAAGCAGGGTGGCGGCAAGATCGCCGTATAG
- a CDS encoding YcjX family protein: protein MAGSPTTLVDELGIALANLADSATGAFTPTLRLGVTGLSRAGKTIFITALVHNLLTGGRLPGFAVMAEGRFIGARLAEYPEATIPRFAYEQHLEALTSREPFWPEGTRRISQLRLVLKYQSSGWLSGMRGARTLNLDIVDYPGEWLLDLPLLALSFEDWSREALERAQRPVSLRQAGPFLELLAATDPMAAANDLEAERLAAAFTDYLRRSREDDALSTLPPGRFLLPGDLEGSPALTFAPLPLTAGARSSSLYAMLAGRYEAYKDQVVRPFFREHFARLDRQIVLVDTLRALNAGPAAVADLETALTAVLSCFRQGETNPLLRPFTRKIDRILFAATKADHVHHTSHDRLEAILNRLVADASKRARFAGAQSRSIALAAIRATREGTITEGEETLPTIIGTPMAGEELDGTRYDGKTEIALFPGDLPARPDSLFADGVPVSLNFLRFTPPRNLEHNSSGDVVLPHIRSDRALDFLLGDRLA, encoded by the coding sequence GTGGCAGGATCGCCCACTACCCTTGTCGACGAACTGGGCATCGCTCTCGCCAATCTGGCCGATTCCGCGACGGGGGCCTTCACTCCAACGCTGCGGCTGGGGGTGACGGGCCTCAGCCGCGCCGGCAAGACTATCTTCATCACCGCCCTCGTGCATAACCTCCTCACCGGCGGGCGCCTTCCCGGTTTTGCGGTCATGGCCGAGGGGCGCTTCATCGGTGCTCGGCTGGCCGAATATCCTGAAGCCACCATCCCGCGCTTTGCCTATGAGCAGCATCTGGAAGCCCTCACCAGCCGCGAACCTTTCTGGCCCGAAGGGACCCGGCGTATTTCGCAACTGCGGCTAGTGCTGAAATACCAGTCGTCCGGCTGGCTGTCGGGAATGCGGGGCGCGCGCACGCTCAATCTCGATATTGTCGATTATCCCGGCGAATGGCTGCTGGACCTGCCGCTGCTGGCGCTCAGCTTTGAGGACTGGAGCCGGGAAGCGCTCGAGCGCGCGCAGCGGCCTGTTTCGCTCCGGCAGGCCGGCCCGTTCCTGGAACTGCTGGCCGCAACTGATCCCATGGCGGCGGCCAACGACCTCGAGGCTGAACGGCTGGCCGCGGCCTTCACCGATTATCTGCGCCGCAGCCGGGAAGACGACGCCCTCTCGACCTTGCCGCCGGGCCGGTTCCTGCTGCCGGGCGATCTTGAGGGCTCGCCCGCCCTGACCTTTGCGCCGCTACCGCTGACTGCTGGAGCGCGCAGCTCGAGCCTTTACGCCATGCTGGCGGGCCGCTACGAGGCCTATAAGGACCAGGTGGTACGCCCGTTCTTTCGCGAGCACTTTGCCCGGCTCGATCGCCAGATCGTCCTCGTTGATACCTTGCGCGCCCTCAATGCTGGACCCGCTGCCGTTGCCGACCTCGAAACGGCACTGACTGCCGTGCTGTCCTGCTTCCGGCAAGGCGAAACCAACCCGCTCCTGCGCCCCTTTACGCGCAAGATCGATCGCATCCTCTTTGCGGCCACCAAAGCCGATCACGTCCATCACACCAGCCACGATCGGCTCGAAGCCATCCTCAACCGCTTGGTTGCCGATGCCAGCAAGCGCGCGCGCTTTGCCGGGGCGCAATCGCGCTCCATTGCCCTCGCAGCCATTCGGGCCACTCGCGAAGGCACGATCACCGAAGGCGAAGAAACCCTGCCTACCATCATCGGCACCCCCATGGCCGGCGAGGAGCTCGATGGCACCCGCTACGATGGCAAGACCGAGATCGCGCTGTTTCCCGGCGATCTGCCGGCCCGCCCAGACTCCCTCTTTGCCGATGGCGTGCCGGTGTCGCTAAACTTCCTACGCTTCACCCCGCCGCGCAACCTCGAGCACAATTCGAGCGGGGACGTGGTGCTCCCCCATATCCGGTCCGACCGGGCTCTCGACTTCCTGCTGGGAGATCGTCTGGCATGA
- a CDS encoding TIGR01620 family protein, producing MKRPVAYPTNQPTQAPELSRAPRAFAPTDVVIAEPQFDPSLEEDLVAPPIKKMGFWGKLAWGAGSILVSAGLGLAADRLIRDLFASNLWLGYAGLVVLAIFVVAVIALAAREVFALRRLRVLDALRHDADSAFTGNDADAAKRTLQRLEAVYADRADLARSRQTVAENLPHLFDGHEMIALGERSLMAPLDARAKALTAASARRVALVTAVSPRALVDVAFVVYESFRLAGAIARLYGARPGFFGSWRLLGAVLTHLAVTGGLVLTDGLVEQLIGQGLAAKLSARLGEGVVNGLMTVRVGIAAIRVVRPLPFKTQAQPMVRDFIPELTKLAGDAAK from the coding sequence ATGAAACGCCCCGTCGCCTATCCCACCAATCAACCGACCCAGGCGCCCGAACTCAGCCGCGCGCCGCGCGCCTTTGCCCCCACCGACGTCGTCATCGCCGAGCCCCAGTTCGATCCGAGCCTCGAAGAAGATCTTGTTGCCCCGCCGATCAAGAAGATGGGTTTTTGGGGCAAGCTCGCCTGGGGCGCCGGCAGCATCCTGGTGTCAGCGGGGCTGGGCCTGGCCGCAGATCGGTTGATCCGCGACCTCTTCGCCAGCAATCTTTGGCTGGGTTATGCGGGCCTGGTTGTCCTCGCGATTTTCGTTGTGGCCGTCATCGCCCTTGCGGCCCGCGAAGTCTTCGCCCTGCGCCGCCTGCGCGTCCTCGATGCCCTCCGGCATGACGCCGACAGCGCCTTTACGGGCAATGATGCCGATGCGGCCAAGCGCACATTGCAGCGGCTCGAAGCCGTTTATGCCGATCGAGCCGATCTGGCGCGCTCCCGTCAAACCGTGGCGGAGAACCTGCCGCATCTGTTTGACGGCCACGAGATGATCGCGCTCGGCGAGCGGAGCTTGATGGCACCGCTCGACGCGCGCGCCAAGGCGCTCACTGCCGCTTCCGCGCGACGGGTCGCGCTGGTCACCGCCGTATCCCCCCGGGCGCTGGTCGATGTCGCCTTCGTTGTCTACGAGAGCTTCCGGCTGGCCGGGGCGATCGCCCGGCTCTACGGCGCTCGCCCGGGCTTCTTTGGCTCCTGGCGCCTGCTAGGCGCCGTTCTCACCCATCTAGCAGTGACGGGTGGCCTAGTGCTGACCGACGGGCTAGTTGAGCAACTGATCGGCCAGGGCCTGGCCGCCAAACTCTCCGCCCGGCTGGGTGAGGGCGTGGTGAATGGCTTGATGACGGTTCGCGTCGGCATTGCAGCCATCCGCGTCGTCCGCCCCCTGCCCTTCAAGACCCAGGCTCAGCCCATGGTGCGCGACTTCATCCCCGAGCTTACCAAGCTGGCCGGGGACGCCGCCAAATAG
- a CDS encoding EAL domain-containing protein translates to MSATSCEGCRNADANAFSIPFTMAFQPIVDVPAGKIWGYEALVRGVGGEGAFQVLSQVNEQNRYAFDQACRVKAIELAGPRLRGSDAKLSINFMPNAVYEPKACIRATLAAAARTQFDPSRLMFEFTENERMDNVAHVSHIVAEYHRMGFTTALDDFGAGYAGLSLLAQFQTDLIKLDMELLRGIGSSKVKQAIVRGLAGIAAELDITLLAEGVESAEELAVLRGMGIRLFQGYYFARPQVESFQGFNELAKAA, encoded by the coding sequence ATGAGCGCAACTTCATGCGAGGGCTGTCGCAATGCCGACGCCAATGCATTTTCGATCCCGTTCACCATGGCGTTCCAGCCCATCGTCGATGTTCCTGCTGGCAAGATCTGGGGCTATGAAGCCCTGGTACGCGGCGTGGGCGGGGAAGGGGCGTTCCAGGTCCTGAGCCAGGTCAACGAGCAGAACCGCTACGCCTTCGACCAAGCCTGCCGCGTCAAGGCCATCGAATTGGCCGGACCGCGTTTGCGCGGCAGTGACGCCAAGCTCAGCATCAATTTCATGCCCAATGCAGTCTACGAGCCCAAGGCGTGCATTCGGGCCACCCTGGCGGCGGCTGCCCGGACGCAGTTCGATCCTTCCCGGCTGATGTTCGAGTTCACCGAGAACGAGCGCATGGACAATGTCGCTCATGTCAGCCACATCGTGGCCGAATACCATCGCATGGGTTTCACCACGGCGCTGGACGATTTCGGAGCGGGCTATGCCGGGCTGTCGCTACTGGCGCAGTTCCAGACCGATCTGATCAAGCTCGACATGGAATTGCTGCGCGGCATTGGCAGTTCGAAGGTCAAGCAGGCCATTGTGCGCGGTCTTGCGGGTATCGCCGCCGAACTCGACATTACCTTGCTGGCTGAAGGCGTTGAGAGCGCGGAGGAACTTGCGGTGTTGCGCGGGATGGGAATTCGGCTGTTCCAGGGCTACTATTTCGCTCGCCCGCAGGTGGAAAGCTTCCAGGGCTTCAACGAGTTGGCCAAGGCTGCTTAA
- a CDS encoding 2Fe-2S iron-sulfur cluster-binding protein has translation MEIHVTDQAGETHTLEGLEGWRVMEVIRDWGLNIKAECGGALSCATCHVYVDADWLETVGPPSDEEEDILDSVGDVRPNSRLSCQILMDEGLDGLKVTLAPSAAKE, from the coding sequence ATGGAAATTCACGTGACGGACCAGGCCGGGGAAACCCATACGCTCGAAGGGCTCGAAGGGTGGCGGGTGATGGAAGTCATTCGCGACTGGGGGCTCAACATCAAGGCCGAGTGCGGGGGCGCGCTCAGCTGCGCCACCTGCCATGTCTATGTTGACGCCGATTGGCTCGAAACTGTCGGTCCGCCGAGCGATGAAGAAGAAGATATACTCGACAGCGTCGGGGATGTTCGTCCCAATTCGCGCCTGTCGTGCCAGATCCTGATGGACGAGGGCCTCGACGGGCTCAAGGTTACGCTCGCGCCAAGTGCGGCCAAGGAATAA
- a CDS encoding NAD(P)/FAD-dependent oxidoreductase, which translates to MSGTEITTDVVVIGAGPCGLFAAFELGLLDLKCHFIDILDRPGGQCAELYPEKPIYDIPGFPVITGQQLTDNLMAQIAPFSPEFHFNRMVTSIDKQADGSFRLVTDADEVFNTKVVVIAAGGGSFQPKRPPVEGIEAFENKSVFYSVRRMDDFRGQDVVIVGGGDSALDWTLNLQPIVNSLTLVHRRPVFKAAPASVNKMQELVAEGKINFLTGQIAKLDGENGQINHVHLTTSAGDLSVPATRLLPFFGLTMKLGPVADWGLELNDNTIVVDTEKFETSVPGIFAIGDINSYPGKLKLILSGFHEAALMAQAAKAIVSPGERVIFQYTTSSTKLQKKLGVA; encoded by the coding sequence ATGAGCGGAACTGAAATCACCACCGATGTTGTTGTGATCGGCGCGGGCCCTTGCGGGCTCTTTGCCGCCTTTGAGCTCGGTTTGCTGGATCTCAAATGCCACTTCATCGACATTCTGGATAGGCCGGGCGGGCAGTGCGCCGAGCTGTATCCGGAAAAGCCGATCTACGACATCCCCGGCTTCCCGGTGATCACGGGCCAGCAGCTCACCGACAATCTGATGGCGCAGATCGCGCCGTTCTCGCCTGAGTTCCACTTCAACCGCATGGTCACTTCCATCGACAAGCAAGCCGATGGCTCGTTCCGTCTGGTGACCGATGCTGACGAGGTCTTCAACACCAAGGTGGTGGTGATCGCCGCGGGCGGTGGCTCGTTCCAGCCCAAGCGCCCGCCCGTCGAAGGTATCGAAGCGTTCGAGAACAAGTCGGTGTTCTACTCCGTGCGCCGCATGGACGATTTCCGCGGCCAGGATGTGGTGATTGTCGGGGGCGGCGACTCCGCACTCGATTGGACGCTTAATCTGCAGCCCATCGTCAATTCCCTGACCCTGGTGCACCGCCGCCCGGTCTTCAAGGCAGCGCCCGCTTCGGTCAACAAGATGCAGGAGTTGGTGGCCGAGGGTAAGATCAACTTCCTAACCGGCCAGATCGCGAAGCTCGATGGCGAGAATGGCCAAATAAACCATGTGCACTTGACCACCAGCGCCGGCGATCTGTCGGTGCCGGCGACCCGCCTGCTGCCGTTCTTCGGGCTGACCATGAAGCTGGGCCCGGTGGCCGACTGGGGGCTCGAGCTCAACGACAACACCATCGTGGTCGATACCGAAAAGTTCGAGACCTCGGTGCCGGGCATCTTCGCCATTGGCGACATCAACTCCTATCCCGGAAAGCTCAAGCTGATCCTGTCGGGCTTCCATGAGGCTGCGTTGATGGCGCAGGCGGCCAAGGCCATTGTCTCGCCCGGCGAGCGCGTGATCTTCCAGTACACCACCAGCTCCACCAAGCTGCAAAAGAAGCTGGGCGTCGCCTGA